The Streptomyces sp. DH-12 genome has a window encoding:
- a CDS encoding ArsR family transcriptional regulator gives MKNVGETSHEDLATGERSTRNRVARSILDHGPSTVAELAGRLKLTQAAVRRHLDALTADNVVEARDRRVYGARSRGRPAKVFALTDCGRDAFDQSYDKLAVDALRWIGEREGGSEAIAAFARARIAAQAGAYRKAVESVPPEKRTEALAKALSEDGYAATARSAPHPQRGEQLCQHHCPVAHAAEQFPQLCEAETEFFAELLGTHVQRLATIAHGDGVCTTFIPKISHNASASTSGRNPA, from the coding sequence GTGAAAAACGTTGGCGAGACGTCCCACGAGGATCTGGCAACCGGTGAGCGGTCCACCCGCAACCGCGTCGCCCGCTCCATCCTGGACCACGGCCCGTCGACCGTCGCCGAACTGGCCGGGCGGCTGAAGCTGACCCAGGCGGCCGTGCGCCGCCACCTCGACGCCCTGACCGCGGACAACGTCGTGGAGGCCCGTGACCGGCGCGTCTACGGCGCGCGCTCGCGCGGACGTCCGGCCAAGGTGTTCGCCCTGACCGACTGCGGCCGGGACGCCTTCGACCAGTCCTACGACAAGCTCGCGGTGGACGCGCTGCGCTGGATCGGCGAGCGGGAGGGCGGCAGCGAGGCGATCGCCGCGTTCGCCCGGGCCCGCATCGCCGCCCAGGCGGGCGCGTACCGCAAGGCCGTCGAGTCCGTACCGCCGGAGAAGCGCACGGAGGCCCTGGCCAAGGCGCTGAGCGAGGACGGGTACGCTGCGACCGCGCGCAGCGCGCCCCACCCCCAGCGGGGTGAGCAGCTCTGTCAGCACCACTGCCCGGTCGCCCACGCCGCCGAGCAGTTCCCGCAGCTGTGCGAGGCCGAGACGGAATTTTTCGCCGAGCTTCTCGGTACGCATGTACAGCGGCTGGCGACGATCGCCCACGGCGACGGCGTCTGCACGACGTTCATCCCCAAGATTTCCCACAACGCATCCGCAAGCACGTCCGGGAGGAACCCCGCATGA
- the sufB gene encoding Fe-S cluster assembly protein SufB: protein MTLPTETAHPELEGLGTYEYGWADRDEAGASARRGLNEEVVRDISSKKDEPEWMTKLRLKGLRLFEKKPMPNWGSDLSGIDFDNIKYFVRSTEKQAQSWEDLPEDIKNTYDKLGIPEAEKKRLVAGVAAQYESEVVYHQIREDLEEQGVIFLDTDTALKEHPELFKEYFGTVIPAGDNKFAALNTAVWSGGSFIYVPPGVHVEIPLQAYFRINTENMGQFERTLIIVDEGAYVHYVEGCTAPIYKSDSLHSAVVEIIVKKNARCRYTTIQNWSNNVYNLVTKRAVAYEGATMEWVDGNIGSKVTMKYPAVYLMGEHAKGETLSIAFAGEGQHQDAGAKMVHMAPNTSSNIVSKSVARGGGRTSYRGLIEIGEGAPGSKSNVLCDALLVDTISRSDTYPYVDVREDDVSMGHEATVSKVSEDQLFYLMSRGLSEDEAMAMIVRGFVEPIAKELPMEYALELNRLIELQMEGAVG, encoded by the coding sequence ATGACTCTCCCCACGGAGACTGCCCACCCCGAGCTGGAGGGTCTGGGCACCTACGAATACGGCTGGGCCGACCGTGACGAGGCCGGTGCGTCGGCGCGCCGCGGCCTGAACGAGGAAGTCGTCCGGGACATCTCCTCGAAGAAGGACGAGCCGGAGTGGATGACCAAGCTCCGCCTCAAGGGCCTGCGCCTGTTCGAGAAGAAGCCCATGCCGAACTGGGGCTCCGACCTCTCCGGCATCGACTTCGACAACATCAAGTACTTCGTGCGGTCCACGGAGAAGCAGGCGCAGTCCTGGGAGGACCTCCCCGAGGACATCAAGAACACCTACGACAAGCTGGGCATCCCCGAGGCCGAGAAGAAGCGCCTCGTCGCCGGTGTCGCCGCCCAGTACGAGTCGGAGGTCGTCTACCACCAGATCCGCGAGGACCTGGAGGAGCAGGGTGTCATCTTCCTGGACACCGACACCGCCCTGAAGGAGCACCCGGAGCTCTTCAAGGAGTACTTCGGCACGGTCATCCCGGCCGGTGACAACAAGTTCGCCGCGCTGAACACCGCCGTGTGGTCCGGCGGCTCCTTCATCTACGTGCCCCCGGGCGTGCACGTGGAGATCCCGCTCCAGGCCTACTTCCGGATCAACACCGAGAACATGGGCCAGTTCGAGCGGACCCTGATCATCGTCGACGAGGGCGCCTACGTGCACTACGTCGAGGGCTGCACCGCGCCGATCTACAAGTCGGACTCGCTGCACTCCGCGGTCGTCGAGATCATCGTCAAGAAGAACGCCCGCTGCCGCTACACGACCATCCAGAACTGGTCGAACAACGTCTACAACCTGGTCACCAAGCGCGCCGTCGCCTACGAGGGCGCCACCATGGAGTGGGTCGACGGCAACATCGGCTCCAAGGTGACGATGAAGTACCCGGCCGTCTACCTGATGGGCGAGCACGCCAAGGGCGAGACCCTGTCCATCGCCTTCGCGGGCGAGGGCCAGCACCAGGACGCCGGCGCCAAGATGGTCCACATGGCCCCGAACACCTCGTCGAACATCGTCTCCAAGTCGGTGGCGCGCGGCGGCGGCCGGACCTCCTACCGCGGTCTCATCGAGATCGGCGAGGGCGCCCCGGGCTCCAAGTCCAACGTGCTGTGCGACGCGCTGCTGGTGGACACCATCTCCCGCTCGGACACCTACCCCTACGTGGACGTCCGCGAGGACGACGTGTCCATGGGCCACGAGGCGACGGTCTCCAAGGTCTCCGAGGACCAGCTCTTCTACCTGATGAGCCGCGGCCTGTCCGAGGACGAGGCGATGGCCATGATCGTGCGCGGCTTCGTCGAGCCGATCGCCAAGGAACTGCCGATGGAGTACGCGCTCGAGCTCAACCGGCTGATCGAGCTCCAGATGGAAGGCGCGGTCGGCTGA
- the sufD gene encoding Fe-S cluster assembly protein SufD: MAEAQNIPVGSTTAGSIAVAAESTVATRMSAPPSFDVADFPVPHGREEEWRFTPLERLRGLHDGTAAATDAGVKVAVGAPEGVTVETVGRDDARLGRTGAPVDRVAAQAYSAFTQASVVTVPKETVLTEPIRIAVHGEGGTAFGHQVIELGAFAEALVVIDHTGDAVLAANVEYVLGDGAKLTVVSVQDWDDKAVHVAQHNALVGRDASFKSVVVTFGGDLVRLHPRVTYAGPGGEAELFGLYFTDAGQHQEHRLLVDHNVPHCTSNVVYKGALQGDDAHAVWIGDVLIEAKAEGTDTYEMNRNLVLTDGARVDSVPNLEIETGEIVGAGHASATGRFDDEQLFYLMARGIPEKDARRLVVRGFFAELVQQIGVPDIEERLIAKIEEELEAAVA; the protein is encoded by the coding sequence ATGGCTGAGGCTCAGAACATCCCGGTGGGTTCCACCACCGCCGGTTCGATCGCGGTCGCCGCCGAGTCGACCGTCGCCACGCGCATGAGCGCGCCCCCGTCCTTCGACGTGGCGGACTTCCCCGTCCCCCACGGCCGTGAGGAGGAGTGGCGGTTCACCCCGCTGGAGCGGCTGCGCGGACTGCACGACGGCACCGCCGCCGCCACCGACGCGGGCGTCAAGGTCGCCGTCGGGGCCCCCGAGGGCGTCACCGTCGAGACCGTCGGCCGTGACGACGCCCGGCTCGGCCGCACCGGAGCCCCGGTGGACCGCGTCGCCGCCCAGGCGTACTCGGCCTTCACCCAGGCGTCGGTCGTGACCGTGCCCAAGGAGACCGTGCTCACCGAGCCGATCCGCATCGCCGTGCACGGCGAGGGCGGCACCGCCTTCGGTCACCAGGTGATCGAGCTCGGCGCCTTCGCCGAGGCCCTCGTGGTCATCGACCACACCGGCGACGCGGTGCTCGCCGCCAACGTCGAGTACGTCCTCGGCGACGGCGCCAAGCTCACCGTGGTGTCCGTCCAGGACTGGGACGACAAGGCCGTGCACGTCGCCCAGCACAACGCGCTCGTCGGCCGCGACGCCTCCTTCAAGTCGGTCGTCGTGACCTTCGGCGGCGACCTGGTCCGCCTCCACCCGCGCGTCACCTACGCGGGTCCCGGCGGCGAGGCCGAGCTGTTCGGCCTGTACTTCACCGACGCCGGCCAGCACCAGGAGCACCGCCTCCTGGTCGACCACAACGTCCCGCACTGCACGTCCAACGTCGTCTACAAGGGCGCGCTGCAGGGCGACGACGCGCACGCCGTGTGGATCGGCGACGTGCTCATCGAGGCCAAGGCCGAGGGCACCGACACCTACGAGATGAACCGCAACCTCGTCCTCACCGACGGCGCGCGGGTCGACTCGGTGCCGAACCTGGAGATCGAGACCGGCGAGATCGTCGGCGCCGGCCACGCCTCCGCGACCGGCCGCTTCGACGACGAGCAGCTCTTCTACCTGATGGCCCGCGGCATCCCCGAGAAGGACGCCCGGCGCCTGGTGGTCCGGGGCTTCTTCGCCGAGCTCGTCCAGCAGATCGGCGTCCCCGACATCGAGGAGCGCCTGATCGCCAAGATCGAGGAGGAGCTGGAGGCCGCGGTCGCATGA
- a CDS encoding non-heme iron oxygenase ferredoxin subunit, whose protein sequence is MTFVRVCGLGELEEDTPKRVELDGTPVSVVRTEGEVFAINDICSHANVSLSEGEVDDCHIECWLHGSRFDLRSGKPDALPATRPVPVYPVKIEGDDVLVSLTQES, encoded by the coding sequence ATGACCTTCGTACGCGTCTGTGGACTGGGCGAGCTGGAGGAGGACACCCCGAAGCGGGTGGAACTCGACGGCACGCCGGTCTCCGTCGTGCGCACCGAGGGCGAGGTGTTCGCGATCAACGACATCTGCTCGCACGCGAACGTGTCCCTGTCGGAGGGCGAGGTGGACGACTGCCACATCGAGTGCTGGCTGCACGGCTCGCGTTTCGACCTCCGTTCCGGCAAGCCCGACGCCCTCCCGGCGACGCGCCCCGTCCCCGTATACCCCGTAAAGATCGAAGGGGACGACGTGCTCGTCTCCCTCACCCAGGAGTCCTGA
- the sufC gene encoding Fe-S cluster assembly ATPase SufC translates to MATLEIRDLHVTVEADNATKEILKGVDLTVKQGETHAIMGPNGSGKSTLAYALAGHPKYTVSGGTVTLDGEDVLEMSVDERARAGLFLAMQYPVEVPGVSVSNFLRTSATAVRGEAPKLRTWVKEVKEAMERLNMDPAFAERNVNEGFSGGEKKRHEILQLELLKPKVAILDETDSGLDVDALRVVSEGVNRVRESGEVGTLLITHYTRILRYIKPDHVHVFAGGRIVESGGPELADKLEAEGYEAYTKGGVSA, encoded by the coding sequence ATGGCAACGCTTGAAATCCGAGACCTGCACGTCACCGTCGAGGCCGACAACGCCACGAAGGAGATCCTCAAGGGCGTCGACCTCACCGTGAAGCAGGGCGAGACGCACGCCATCATGGGCCCCAACGGCTCGGGCAAGTCGACCCTCGCGTACGCGCTCGCCGGTCACCCCAAGTACACCGTCTCCGGCGGCACCGTCACCCTCGACGGCGAGGACGTCCTGGAGATGTCCGTCGACGAGCGGGCCCGCGCCGGCCTGTTCCTCGCCATGCAGTACCCGGTCGAGGTCCCCGGCGTCTCCGTCTCCAACTTCCTGCGCACCTCCGCCACCGCCGTCCGCGGCGAGGCCCCCAAGCTGCGCACCTGGGTGAAGGAGGTCAAGGAGGCCATGGAGCGCCTCAACATGGACCCCGCCTTCGCCGAGCGCAACGTCAACGAGGGCTTCTCCGGCGGTGAGAAGAAGCGCCACGAGATCCTCCAGCTCGAGCTGCTCAAGCCGAAGGTCGCGATCCTCGACGAGACCGACTCCGGCCTGGACGTCGACGCCCTGCGCGTCGTTTCCGAGGGCGTCAACCGCGTCCGCGAGTCCGGCGAGGTCGGCACCCTGCTGATCACGCACTACACGCGCATCCTGCGCTACATCAAGCCCGACCACGTCCACGTGTTCGCCGGCGGCCGCATCGTCGAGTCCGGCGGCCCCGAGCTCGCCGACAAGCTGGAGGCCGAGGGGTACGAGGCATACACGAAGGGTGGCGTATCCGCGTGA
- a CDS encoding cysteine desulfurase — MTQLPGLLDTEAIRKDFPILDRQVHDGRKLVYLDNAATSQKPRQVLDALSEYYERYNANVHRGVHVLAEEATALYEGARDKVAEFVNAPSRDEVIFTKNASESLNLVANMLGWADEPYRVDHETEIVITEMEHHSNIVPWQLLAQRTGAKLKWFGLTDDGRLDLSNIDEVITEKTKIVSFVLVSNILGTVNPVEAIVRRAQEVGALVCVDASQAAPHMPLDVQALQADFVAFTGHKMCGPTGIGVLWGRQELLEDLPPFLGGGEMIETVSMSSSTYAPAPHKFEAGTPPIAQAVGLGAAIDYLSAIGMDRILAHEHAITEYAVERLLSVPDLRIIGPATAEDRGAAISFTLGDIHPHDVGQVLDEQGIAVRVGHHCARPVCLRYGIPATTRASFYLYSTPADIDALVDGLEHVRNFFG, encoded by the coding sequence GTGACACAGCTGCCGGGCCTCCTCGACACCGAGGCGATCCGCAAGGACTTCCCCATCCTGGACCGACAGGTCCATGACGGGCGCAAGCTCGTGTACCTGGACAACGCGGCGACCAGCCAGAAGCCGCGCCAGGTGCTGGACGCCCTGAGCGAGTACTACGAGCGCTACAACGCCAACGTCCATCGCGGTGTGCATGTGCTCGCCGAGGAGGCCACGGCGCTGTACGAGGGCGCGCGCGACAAGGTCGCGGAGTTCGTCAACGCGCCCTCGCGCGACGAGGTGATCTTCACCAAGAACGCCTCCGAGTCGCTCAACCTCGTGGCCAACATGCTCGGCTGGGCCGACGAGCCCTACCGGGTGGACCACGAGACCGAGATCGTCATCACGGAGATGGAGCACCACTCCAACATCGTGCCGTGGCAGCTGCTCGCGCAGCGCACGGGCGCGAAGCTGAAGTGGTTCGGCCTCACCGACGACGGCCGGCTCGACCTGTCGAACATCGACGAGGTCATCACCGAGAAGACGAAGATCGTCTCCTTCGTGCTGGTGTCCAACATCCTGGGCACGGTCAACCCGGTCGAGGCCATCGTGCGCCGCGCCCAGGAGGTCGGCGCCCTGGTGTGCGTCGACGCGTCCCAGGCCGCGCCGCACATGCCGCTGGACGTCCAGGCCCTCCAGGCCGACTTCGTGGCCTTCACGGGCCACAAGATGTGCGGCCCGACCGGCATCGGCGTCCTGTGGGGCCGCCAGGAGCTGCTGGAGGACCTGCCTCCGTTCCTCGGCGGCGGCGAGATGATCGAGACCGTGTCGATGAGCTCGTCGACGTACGCCCCGGCCCCGCACAAGTTCGAGGCGGGCACCCCGCCGATCGCCCAGGCGGTCGGGCTCGGCGCGGCGATCGACTACCTGTCGGCCATCGGCATGGACAGGATCCTCGCGCACGAGCACGCCATCACCGAGTACGCCGTCGAGCGGCTCCTCTCGGTGCCGGACCTGCGCATCATCGGTCCGGCCACGGCCGAGGACCGCGGCGCCGCGATCTCCTTCACCCTCGGGGACATCCACCCGCACGACGTGGGCCAGGTCCTCGACGAGCAGGGCATCGCGGTCCGGGTCGGACACCACTGCGCCCGCCCCGTCTGCCTGCGGTACGGAATTCCCGCGACCACGCGGGCGTCGTTCTATCTGTACTCCACGCCGGCGGACATCGACGCACTGGTCGACGGTCTGGAGCACGTACGGAACTTCTTCGGATGA